One window from the genome of Alphaproteobacteria bacterium encodes:
- a CDS encoding CDP-alcohol phosphatidyltransferase family protein — protein MININQHGEPEPPVVQDTSCLKSFDHGHDTWVNRLAALLAKDLARTSLSPDHLSWLGLGFGLTAGVLFALGGQALNNAGSVMFMLAVFMDELDGALARDSGRITRFGHRLDYIAGTMSFCALFIGAGIGARQLIGTWGPILGVMAAVAALLSMRIRMGMEDRHGSKAVSHKRFGPFELKDGIYLVGPVTWVGGLYWFFVAATLGTFGFALWTLSHRKLWLKGAAR, from the coding sequence GTGATCAATATCAATCAACATGGTGAGCCAGAGCCTCCTGTAGTTCAGGACACAAGCTGTCTTAAATCTTTTGACCACGGACACGATACCTGGGTCAATCGGCTGGCGGCGCTTCTCGCCAAGGACCTGGCGCGGACGTCCTTATCTCCCGATCATTTGAGCTGGCTGGGTCTCGGCTTCGGTTTGACCGCAGGGGTCTTGTTTGCACTCGGCGGACAGGCGCTCAATAATGCAGGCTCCGTTATGTTCATGCTGGCCGTGTTCATGGACGAGCTGGACGGCGCGCTGGCGCGGGATAGCGGACGCATTACCCGCTTCGGCCACCGCCTCGACTACATTGCCGGTACGATGTCTTTCTGTGCCCTATTTATTGGCGCTGGGATTGGTGCCCGCCAACTTATCGGGACTTGGGGCCCTATACTCGGCGTCATGGCGGCGGTTGCCGCTTTGCTCTCTATGCGGATTCGCATGGGGATGGAGGACCGTCACGGCTCCAAAGCGGTGAGCCACAAGCGGTTTGGTCCCTTCGAACTCAAGGACGGCATCTATTTGGTCGGCCCAGTCACTTGGGTTGGAGGCCTATACTGGTTTTTCGTTGCCGCAACGCTGGGCACCTTTGGCTTCGCTTTGTGGACCCTGTCGCACCGAAAGCTTTGGCTAAAGGGTGCGGCGAGGTAA
- a CDS encoding DNA repair exonuclease, protein MDESAAILAIGDIHLGTVCSSVPDEISSWGLDRSELTPAGALNLSVDFAIEQKLDAVLFAGDVVESTNARFEAMAPLEDAVRRLLDAKIQVIAVAGNHDVDALPRLAALIEGFTIVGAGGHWESRTILKNKAPIAEVIGWSFNEQKVRRSPVAQLLAEPLDEPSTRIPRIGLLHADLDASEGHYAPIRQAELDNTGYDAWLLGHIHKPSLDGLAAAGRSRPCGYLGSLVGLDPSETGPHGPWLLRVPDSGPLRMTQVPLAPLRWEHISVSVEGLEHVEDVPDRLMDEATNIAQQVTKSGPAPRALGLRVRLTGASPQYEKIRQAIGAGAWNGLGRNVDGTTVFFNKIIDTMELSLDLVEIAKGDDPPALMARRLLSLEHNDDQSRELLEKARAELSNIAREDRWSPLQDHRNATDPLSEDAMRELLHRSGKAALNAMLSGNSQVDPS, encoded by the coding sequence TTGGACGAAAGCGCAGCAATCCTGGCGATTGGTGATATCCACCTTGGCACCGTTTGCTCGAGCGTACCTGACGAAATTTCGTCCTGGGGGCTCGACCGGAGTGAGTTGACGCCTGCGGGCGCTCTCAATCTGTCAGTTGATTTTGCCATTGAACAGAAGCTGGATGCAGTGCTGTTCGCGGGCGACGTCGTCGAAAGCACCAATGCCAGGTTTGAGGCAATGGCGCCACTCGAAGACGCTGTTCGACGTCTGCTGGATGCAAAAATTCAGGTTATTGCTGTCGCCGGCAACCATGATGTCGACGCCCTGCCGAGACTAGCGGCTCTGATAGAGGGGTTCACCATAGTGGGTGCCGGCGGCCATTGGGAATCGCGAACCATATTGAAGAACAAGGCCCCCATTGCCGAGGTCATAGGCTGGTCCTTCAACGAACAGAAGGTGCGTCGAAGCCCAGTTGCTCAGCTCTTGGCAGAGCCGTTGGATGAACCGTCAACCCGTATTCCCAGAATTGGCTTGCTGCATGCCGATCTCGATGCATCCGAGGGGCATTACGCACCCATCCGACAGGCAGAGCTCGATAACACCGGCTACGATGCTTGGCTTCTTGGTCACATTCACAAGCCTTCGCTCGACGGCCTGGCTGCGGCGGGGAGGTCCCGGCCATGTGGCTATCTCGGATCGCTGGTTGGGCTCGACCCATCTGAAACAGGCCCACACGGTCCTTGGCTTCTGAGGGTGCCCGATAGCGGCCCGCTGCGCATGACGCAGGTGCCGCTCGCGCCGCTGCGATGGGAACACATCTCGGTCTCGGTAGAGGGGCTCGAGCACGTAGAGGATGTACCTGATCGATTAATGGACGAGGCCACAAACATTGCTCAGCAAGTCACCAAGTCGGGTCCTGCGCCGCGCGCGCTCGGTTTGCGTGTTCGCCTGACAGGGGCAAGCCCCCAATATGAAAAAATCCGCCAGGCGATTGGCGCCGGCGCATGGAACGGTTTGGGGCGCAACGTCGACGGGACCACGGTCTTCTTCAACAAGATCATCGACACCATGGAACTGTCGCTGGATCTCGTGGAGATTGCCAAGGGAGACGACCCGCCCGCCTTGATGGCGCGACGGCTCTTGAGCCTTGAGCACAACGATGACCAGTCGAGGGAATTGCTCGAGAAGGCGCGCGCTGAGCTGAGCAATATCGCCCGCGAAGACCGCTGGTCGCCCCTTCAGGATCATCGCAACG